From a single Cyclobacterium marinum DSM 745 genomic region:
- a CDS encoding VOC family protein: MEKIEFDGGVNIAIKIPKAKYEKTVEFYRDTLQLSVSEKPISNPTVSRTHEVKFGQNRLWLDCVDNYTHSETWLELKTPDVEKATEYLKDKGVETCDELEQIPKENHWIMDPAGTVFIVGKDRSAGPGLNV, from the coding sequence ATGGAAAAAATAGAATTTGATGGTGGAGTTAACATCGCGATAAAAATCCCGAAAGCTAAATATGAAAAAACGGTTGAATTTTATCGTGACACACTCCAGCTAAGCGTATCCGAAAAGCCGATCAGCAATCCAACTGTTTCACGTACCCACGAAGTGAAATTTGGTCAGAATAGGCTATGGTTGGATTGCGTGGACAATTACACCCATTCAGAAACCTGGCTGGAATTAAAAACCCCTGACGTTGAAAAGGCGACGGAATACTTAAAAGACAAGGGAGTGGAAACTTGCGATGAATTGGAACAAATACCTAAAGAAAACCATTGGATTATGGATCCGGCAGGCACCGTTTTTATAGTTGGGAAAGATCGCTCAGCAGGCCCTGGCCTAAATGTCTGA
- the tnpA gene encoding IS66 family insertion sequence element accessory protein TnpA, translating to MKRQTESNMRKLYQEWLSSGVSRSEFSDMHGIVRTTFYYWTKKFSTQEEETNNGKAFQLLDTIPSVGREGRVIAHIHYPSGISLEIYDGVSPEFIKTLLV from the coding sequence ATGAAAAGACAGACAGAAAGCAATATGCGTAAACTTTATCAAGAATGGTTATCCTCAGGGGTTAGCAGATCAGAATTTTCCGATATGCATGGGATCGTTCGAACAACTTTTTATTATTGGACCAAAAAATTTAGCACACAGGAAGAAGAAACAAATAATGGGAAAGCTTTCCAATTGCTGGACACTATCCCATCTGTTGGTCGAGAAGGCCGAGTAATAGCGCATATTCATTATCCTTCAGGAATCAGCCTAGAAATCTATGATGGGGTCTCACCCGAGTTTATTAAAACGCTTCTTGTCTAA
- a CDS encoding IS1634 family transposase, whose amino-acid sequence MFVRRKRNASGSFSVQIIRKVGRINKVVKTLGSSSDERELDTLERQARLEIDRLQGQATIFSREKDESLTSMLSTISNNEIELVGPDKILGHVYESIGYERIGIDELFKELVISRLVYPGSKLKTIDYLARYKNKEISVYSIYRYMDKIHKEFKEKVEEITFEHFKDVLGGRIGVVFYDMTTLYFETPDEDDLRKIGYSKDGKHQHPQIKLGLLVGPEGYPLGYDIFEGNIYEGYTLIPFLESIEKKFLIGKPIVIADAGLLSNSNIQALIDHGYKFVLGGKIRNENREIKEAIQQLEIAEDKPREVNKGGNRLIISFSKKRQKKDEYNRKKGLEKLEKKVKNGKLDKNSINNRGYNKYLKLESEVKVAIDYRKYEMDAKWDGLKGYLTNTDMNPNEVIGAYGDLWQIEKAFRISKTDIRVRPIYHRIPKRIRTHICICFVSYAVFKELERLLKIKKVAFSANRAVELTKNMYQIRVFLPESKTYTTVPLKPTDEQQELISAIMKI is encoded by the coding sequence ATGTTTGTCAGGCGAAAAAGAAATGCAAGTGGTAGTTTTAGTGTACAAATTATCCGAAAAGTAGGCAGAATCAATAAAGTTGTAAAGACCTTAGGTAGTTCCTCGGATGAGAGGGAGCTGGATACTTTGGAACGACAAGCCAGATTAGAGATAGATCGACTTCAAGGGCAGGCAACTATTTTTTCTAGAGAAAAAGATGAAAGCCTTACCTCAATGCTTTCCACAATAAGCAACAATGAGATAGAATTGGTCGGCCCTGATAAGATACTAGGACATGTCTATGAATCAATTGGATACGAACGGATTGGGATAGATGAATTGTTCAAGGAATTGGTAATATCAAGATTGGTGTATCCGGGATCCAAGTTGAAAACTATCGATTATCTAGCAAGATATAAGAATAAAGAAATAAGTGTTTACTCGATCTACCGGTATATGGATAAGATTCACAAAGAGTTTAAAGAAAAGGTAGAGGAAATAACCTTCGAGCACTTTAAAGATGTATTAGGAGGCCGTATAGGCGTTGTTTTTTATGATATGACCACATTGTACTTCGAGACACCGGATGAAGATGATCTTCGTAAAATAGGTTATTCGAAGGACGGCAAACATCAACATCCCCAAATCAAATTAGGTTTGCTCGTTGGCCCAGAGGGATATCCTCTAGGGTATGATATTTTTGAAGGAAACATCTACGAAGGCTATACATTGATTCCTTTTTTGGAAAGTATTGAGAAGAAGTTTTTAATAGGAAAACCTATTGTGATAGCAGATGCCGGACTATTGTCAAACTCCAATATCCAGGCACTCATAGATCACGGCTATAAGTTTGTTCTAGGAGGAAAAATCAGAAATGAAAACCGAGAGATCAAAGAAGCAATCCAGCAATTGGAGATAGCCGAAGACAAACCCAGAGAAGTCAACAAAGGAGGTAACCGGCTAATTATAAGTTTTTCAAAGAAAAGACAAAAAAAGGATGAGTACAACAGAAAAAAGGGCCTAGAAAAGCTTGAGAAAAAGGTGAAAAATGGAAAGCTAGACAAAAATAGTATCAATAACCGTGGATATAATAAATACCTCAAATTGGAATCGGAGGTTAAGGTAGCCATTGATTACAGAAAATATGAAATGGACGCTAAATGGGATGGATTAAAAGGATACCTGACCAATACTGATATGAATCCAAATGAGGTAATTGGTGCATACGGAGACCTTTGGCAGATTGAAAAGGCATTCAGAATAAGTAAAACTGATATAAGAGTAAGGCCTATTTACCACAGGATACCCAAAAGAATAAGGACACACATCTGCATTTGCTTTGTATCCTATGCTGTATTTAAAGAACTCGAAAGGTTATTGAAAATAAAGAAAGTAGCATTTTCAGCAAATAGGGCTGTGGAACTAACCAAAAACATGTATCAGATAAGAGTGTTTTTGCCGGAATCAAAAACTTACACTACCGTTCCTTTAAAACCAACTGATGAACAACAAGAACTTATCTCAGCAATCATGAAAATTTAG
- a CDS encoding PIN domain-containing protein — protein sequence MILPIFNAIYLYGKEKTRLRSKGLMISDFDLLIGCTAVDREMVMVTENLKEFERISGIKIENWVKR from the coding sequence GTGATTCTTCCGATTTTTAATGCCATTTACCTATATGGAAAAGAGAAAACAAGGCTAAGGTCAAAAGGGCTGATGATTAGCGATTTTGATTTATTAATTGGATGTACGGCTGTGGATAGAGAGATGGTCATGGTGACAGAAAACCTTAAGGAATTTGAAAGGATTTCAGGTATTAAAATCGAAAATTGGGTGAAGAGATAA
- a CDS encoding DUF4372 domain-containing protein yields the protein MKQDKNNFLSGHPIIAQLLSMIPKDIFNQVVEQENSDRYYKKLKSIDHFICMFYAVLTRNSSLREVCKNISLIAQKLIPFGIKQLPAKSTLSDANRKRDNKVFAVLYSRLFAHYKRNFRVIGWILAEKLIPVAWKFLIPQQLRFLRRYSRELVETL from the coding sequence ATGAAGCAAGATAAGAATAATTTTCTGTCGGGACACCCTATTATAGCCCAGCTTTTATCTATGATTCCAAAAGATATTTTTAACCAAGTTGTGGAACAGGAGAATAGTGATCGGTATTATAAGAAGCTAAAATCTATAGATCACTTTATATGCATGTTCTATGCCGTTTTGACTAGAAACAGTAGCCTCAGGGAAGTTTGTAAGAACATTTCCTTGATAGCTCAAAAGCTGATTCCATTTGGAATCAAGCAGTTGCCAGCAAAGAGCACACTTTCTGACGCAAACCGTAAACGTGACAATAAGGTTTTTGCAGTACTCTACTCAAGACTCTTCGCTCATTATAAAAGAAACTTCAGGGTAATTGGTTGGATATTGGCGGAGAAGTTGATCCCAGTTGCGTGGAAGTTTTTGATTCCACAACAATTACGCTTTTTAAGGAGATACTCAAGGGAGCTGGTCGAAACCCTTTAA
- the tnpB gene encoding IS66 family insertion sequence element accessory protein TnpB (TnpB, as the term is used for proteins encoded by IS66 family insertion elements, is considered an accessory protein, since TnpC, encoded by a neighboring gene, is a DDE family transposase.), producing MLALSSSCRYFLYDKPTDMRFGINALSGLVRNKLGFDPMNGDVFIFIGKRGNQIRLLQWDKDGFALYIKKLERGTFERPILTGTAITSTQLSFLLQGVRLESVRYRTRYTPLKRA from the coding sequence ATGCTTGCGCTATCCTCTTCATGTCGTTACTTTTTATATGATAAGCCCACTGATATGCGTTTTGGTATCAATGCCCTTTCTGGACTGGTACGTAACAAGCTGGGCTTTGACCCCATGAATGGAGATGTGTTCATTTTTATTGGCAAGCGAGGCAACCAAATCCGACTTTTGCAATGGGACAAAGATGGTTTTGCCTTATATATCAAAAAGTTGGAACGAGGCACTTTTGAACGTCCTATTCTCACCGGAACAGCCATTACGAGTACTCAACTCAGCTTCCTCTTACAGGGGGTAAGGCTAGAATCGGTACGCTACAGAACCCGATACACACCCTTAAAAAGGGCGTGA
- a CDS encoding IS4 family transposase: MEVFDSTTITLFKEILKGAGRNPLKGKKKGGAKVFAKMNLAEGVPNYICIRSAATNENMFLKVMELPEHGIAVFDKGYNRYSCFEKWSSSNRYFVTRKKDNARYEVIRDFDCSHSKEVISDQLISLNYREKGVSRTVEARLVSYIDPESGDKLEFITNLMGHNALTIALLYKNRWIIEVLFKQIKQNFELKYFLSDSENGIKIQIWVALILNLLFTVLHKRIKEAEDFPQW, translated from the coding sequence GTGGAAGTTTTTGATTCCACAACAATTACGCTTTTTAAGGAGATACTCAAGGGAGCTGGTCGAAACCCTTTAAAGGGGAAGAAGAAAGGAGGAGCTAAAGTATTTGCCAAGATGAACTTGGCAGAAGGAGTTCCCAATTATATTTGCATCCGTTCGGCAGCCACCAATGAAAACATGTTTTTAAAAGTTATGGAACTTCCAGAACATGGAATAGCGGTATTCGACAAAGGTTATAACCGCTATTCATGTTTTGAAAAGTGGAGTAGCTCTAACAGGTATTTTGTAACTCGAAAAAAAGATAATGCCCGATATGAAGTGATTCGGGACTTTGACTGTTCCCATAGCAAAGAGGTTATTTCAGACCAACTTATCTCCCTGAATTACAGAGAGAAGGGAGTTTCTCGGACAGTTGAGGCTAGATTGGTAAGTTACATTGACCCAGAAAGCGGTGATAAACTGGAGTTTATCACTAACCTGATGGGACACAATGCACTGACTATAGCTTTGCTTTACAAAAACAGATGGATCATAGAAGTTCTTTTTAAGCAGATTAAGCAAAATTTTGAGCTTAAATATTTTTTGTCGGACAGCGAGAACGGGATCAAAATCCAGATATGGGTGGCATTGATACTGAATTTACTCTTTACAGTACTCCATAAGAGAATAAAGGAGGCGGAGGATTTTCCACAATGGTGA
- a CDS encoding helix-turn-helix domain-containing protein: MKDILEIQDIEKIERLENEYDLQKASLLERKLRLMIDESPDLKPIRKRLRDLIKKYEDREWSDFKNIPDFKIKESDKAEGIINTEQKFINKRKETIRKKLKEFDMTQQDLGVILEHPKSYMSELINGVSQFTLKDLVIIHRVLGINLNTLIPTYLQSETRDKVRESITKLNKPKLGLRKKELV; encoded by the coding sequence ATGAAAGATATTTTAGAAATACAAGACATTGAGAAAATCGAAAGACTTGAAAATGAGTACGATTTACAAAAGGCATCTTTGCTTGAACGTAAATTGCGCCTCATGATCGATGAAAGCCCTGATTTAAAGCCAATTCGTAAAAGGCTTCGTGATTTGATAAAAAAATACGAGGATAGAGAATGGTCGGACTTTAAGAATATTCCAGATTTTAAAATTAAAGAATCAGATAAAGCTGAAGGAATAATTAATACAGAGCAAAAATTCATAAATAAACGCAAAGAAACGATACGGAAAAAACTAAAAGAGTTTGATATGACTCAACAAGATTTAGGAGTGATTTTAGAACACCCAAAATCTTATATGAGCGAATTGATTAATGGCGTATCTCAATTTACCTTAAAAGACTTAGTGATTATTCATCGGGTCTTGGGAATAAATTTAAATACACTGATTCCGACTTACCTTCAATCTGAAACAAGAGATAAAGTAAGGGAATCCATAACCAAATTAAACAAACCGAAACTTGGATTGAGAAAGAAAGAATTGGTTTAA
- a CDS encoding ATP-binding protein, with translation MKKINFQIEVSRVLEILSNDIYDSPYALLRENVQNAYDAVLMRLALDKDNVFTPRIDLSIEGKNISISDNGIGMDESVFQNNFWKAGSSGKNNETAKKAGVVGTFGIGAMANFGVSKSMRVTSRKAGTNITIETYAEREKLSVTEECIDSRLLTEQRPEPGTTVEVILDEIQNVNEAGAIQYLSPYIQYVQVPIYINGKLISQNNYNTYFDSNQENNQVTKSIELSSGILKCKLEYSLTKGSLVKLRASNVIYNNSPLNGSIVLTQGTASIYGLRNYFGLAQLPVPNNFNFGGVVNLNNLHPTAGREALSRDSINIVSQMLNMIETKICEEIHMNPIIDNNPMFLNYIVNKNRYDLAGEIKIERKPDNIMIPLKDIAKEIDGKKVFYYGGRDPQTILAFGNENSFLLNISQSNPRRRIQIQFLKQKGIEEVPDKPHIIELIDRSSMSLAEVSLILRITSILSDDYLLANNKVILAKISHQVPSLIEQDGETIKVFISRESSAIQQVLTSYETAYEIFGGFVKDFIRNHLYQKFSNFIPSSTKNGADALHKILLKNRELFKYESTDFGELEALLSDYVSGDVEFPEVLKRSASIRRTHTQRVGQTQIGNAEQEIPSLTDNVSEELINTDVLVALPPIERTESETQKKILKTGKKYPHLNNFSMFLSLSDRVYKKQMDFFLEPHTTKIIWGMHRIVFIFTHASSNLSLYYDIELKERLTNDTTGGMPIPTTTILTKNKIFIPIIPELEEYFDIKVGGKEFFVRHDIITDFTKEKDIQ, from the coding sequence ATGAAAAAAATAAACTTTCAAATAGAAGTTAGCAGAGTTTTAGAAATATTATCTAATGATATCTATGACTCACCCTATGCTCTTTTAAGAGAAAATGTTCAAAATGCATATGATGCGGTTTTAATGAGGCTCGCTTTAGATAAGGATAATGTTTTTACACCAAGAATTGATCTGTCAATTGAAGGTAAAAATATTTCTATTTCCGATAATGGAATTGGTATGGATGAATCAGTTTTTCAGAATAATTTTTGGAAAGCAGGCTCAAGTGGAAAAAATAATGAAACGGCAAAAAAAGCTGGAGTTGTTGGTACTTTTGGTATTGGAGCTATGGCGAACTTTGGAGTATCGAAATCAATGAGAGTTACCTCCAGAAAAGCAGGAACAAATATTACAATTGAAACTTATGCTGAAAGAGAAAAATTGTCAGTTACAGAAGAATGCATTGATTCAAGGCTATTAACTGAACAAAGACCAGAACCTGGAACAACAGTTGAAGTGATTCTTGATGAAATTCAAAATGTTAATGAAGCAGGTGCAATTCAATATCTAAGTCCTTATATCCAATATGTTCAAGTACCAATTTATATTAATGGTAAATTGATAAGTCAAAATAATTATAACACATATTTCGACTCAAATCAAGAAAATAATCAGGTTACCAAATCAATTGAATTATCATCTGGTATCCTTAAATGTAAATTAGAGTATTCTCTTACAAAAGGAAGCTTAGTTAAGCTTCGGGCTAGTAATGTGATTTATAATAATTCACCCCTCAATGGTAGCATTGTTTTAACTCAAGGAACTGCAAGTATTTATGGTTTAAGAAATTATTTTGGTTTAGCACAACTTCCAGTACCTAACAATTTTAATTTTGGTGGGGTAGTAAATTTGAACAACCTACATCCTACCGCTGGTCGAGAGGCTCTGAGTAGAGATAGCATAAATATTGTATCTCAAATGTTGAATATGATTGAAACAAAGATTTGTGAAGAAATTCATATGAATCCGATCATTGACAACAATCCAATGTTCTTGAATTATATCGTGAATAAAAATCGTTATGATTTAGCGGGAGAAATAAAGATAGAAAGGAAGCCAGATAATATCATGATTCCATTAAAGGATATTGCAAAGGAAATTGATGGTAAAAAAGTATTTTATTATGGAGGTAGGGATCCTCAAACAATTCTGGCATTTGGAAACGAAAATAGTTTTTTATTAAACATAAGCCAAAGTAACCCAAGACGAAGGATTCAAATACAATTTCTTAAGCAAAAAGGAATTGAGGAAGTACCAGACAAACCTCACATTATTGAGCTAATTGATCGAAGTTCTATGTCTTTAGCTGAAGTCTCACTTATTCTTAGGATTACTAGTATTCTTTCTGATGACTACTTATTAGCAAACAATAAAGTAATCTTAGCTAAAATAAGTCATCAAGTTCCAAGTCTTATTGAACAGGATGGAGAAACTATTAAAGTGTTCATTTCTAGAGAATCTTCAGCAATACAGCAAGTCTTAACTTCATATGAAACGGCTTATGAAATATTTGGTGGATTTGTAAAGGATTTTATTCGAAATCATTTGTATCAAAAATTTTCAAATTTCATTCCATCTTCAACAAAAAATGGAGCTGATGCATTACATAAAATCCTTCTAAAGAATAGAGAACTTTTTAAATATGAAAGTACTGATTTTGGGGAATTAGAAGCATTATTGAGTGATTATGTTTCAGGAGATGTCGAATTCCCTGAAGTTCTAAAAAGATCTGCTTCTATAAGAAGAACTCATACTCAACGTGTAGGTCAAACACAAATTGGAAATGCTGAACAGGAAATTCCTAGTTTGACTGATAATGTTTCTGAAGAATTAATAAATACAGATGTGTTGGTAGCACTTCCACCTATTGAAAGAACCGAATCTGAAACTCAGAAAAAAATATTGAAAACAGGTAAAAAATATCCTCATTTAAATAATTTTTCAATGTTTTTAAGCTTATCCGATAGAGTATATAAAAAACAAATGGATTTTTTTTTAGAGCCTCATACAACAAAAATTATTTGGGGAATGCATAGAATCGTATTCATTTTCACTCATGCATCCAGCAACTTATCTCTTTATTATGATATTGAACTTAAAGAAAGATTAACAAATGATACAACAGGAGGTATGCCAATTCCAACAACAACTATACTAACAAAGAATAAAATATTCATTCCGATAATTCCAGAATTGGAAGAATATTTTGACATAAAAGTTGGTGGTAAAGAGTTTTTTGTAAGACATGATATTATCACAGACTTCACCAAAGAAAAAGACATCCAATAA
- the tnpC gene encoding IS66 family transposase, whose amino-acid sequence MENETIDYKKLYEQELQAHQESLLTISEKESAIADLQHELEKFRGYIFGTKSEKRTANVGLNQMGLFELGTTQAVQEELSESVPTTEQKTTPKKRAKGTSRMSLPEELRREEVVIEPKESTEGCVQIGQEVTEVLEVVPASFYVKRYVRPKYARPNGEGILIGTLPDRVIEKGIPSESVIAQLIVDKYVYGMPLHRQLDKYSKMGVRIPASSASDWVIKGWEQLKPLSDLLSMVVLSQKYLQVDETPIKVLDRDHKKGIHQGFMWLYHAPVDRLVLFDYRKGRDRSGPKEMLADFKGIIQTDGYKVYDSLYGKHDTIHLTFCMAHARRKFVEALNDNEEQANHVLDEMQLLYKLEAQMREKGYDYLQKTKERKEHATPVLDRLGQWLEKHQYSHRPTSPMGKAIEYTKSRWAGLSVYALHGQMEIDNNLVENAVRPLAIGRKAYLFAGSHKAAEMTAAMYSFMASCKKNKINEFEWLKDVLERIQSHKQKDLYQLLPSNWEKHKIK is encoded by the coding sequence ATGGAAAATGAGACAATCGACTACAAAAAGCTATATGAGCAAGAGCTCCAAGCCCATCAGGAGTCATTGTTGACCATCTCCGAAAAGGAAAGTGCAATAGCAGACCTACAGCATGAACTTGAAAAGTTCAGGGGGTATATTTTTGGCACCAAGAGTGAAAAGAGAACCGCTAATGTGGGACTAAATCAGATGGGGCTTTTCGAGCTAGGCACTACCCAAGCTGTACAAGAGGAGCTTTCCGAGTCAGTACCTACCACAGAGCAAAAAACCACTCCAAAGAAAAGAGCCAAGGGCACCTCTCGTATGAGCCTTCCCGAAGAGCTCAGAAGGGAAGAAGTGGTGATAGAGCCAAAAGAATCCACTGAAGGTTGTGTACAGATAGGTCAGGAAGTAACCGAAGTATTGGAAGTAGTTCCGGCATCTTTTTATGTGAAACGCTACGTGCGTCCAAAATACGCGAGACCGAACGGTGAAGGCATCCTCATTGGTACATTACCAGATAGAGTAATAGAAAAAGGAATACCTTCAGAATCAGTGATTGCTCAACTCATCGTAGACAAATATGTCTACGGAATGCCGCTTCACAGGCAGCTGGATAAATACAGCAAGATGGGCGTCAGAATCCCTGCTTCGAGTGCCTCTGACTGGGTAATCAAGGGCTGGGAACAGCTCAAGCCACTCTCCGATCTACTCAGTATGGTAGTCCTAAGTCAAAAATACCTTCAGGTAGACGAAACGCCTATAAAAGTGTTAGATAGAGATCACAAAAAAGGTATTCATCAGGGGTTCATGTGGCTTTATCATGCGCCAGTAGATAGACTAGTACTCTTTGATTACAGAAAAGGGAGGGATCGATCGGGTCCTAAAGAAATGCTTGCTGACTTTAAGGGTATCATCCAAACAGATGGCTACAAGGTGTATGATTCCCTTTATGGGAAACATGACACTATTCATTTAACGTTTTGTATGGCACATGCCAGACGCAAGTTTGTAGAAGCGCTCAATGACAATGAGGAACAGGCAAACCATGTCCTTGATGAGATGCAACTACTCTATAAGCTGGAAGCACAGATGAGAGAAAAGGGGTATGACTATCTACAGAAAACGAAGGAGAGAAAAGAGCATGCCACTCCTGTGCTGGACAGATTAGGGCAATGGCTGGAAAAGCACCAATACAGCCATAGGCCAACAAGTCCAATGGGCAAGGCTATAGAATATACCAAGTCAAGATGGGCAGGACTGAGTGTTTATGCACTTCATGGACAAATGGAAATAGACAATAACCTGGTTGAAAATGCCGTTCGTCCACTAGCTATAGGTCGTAAAGCGTATCTATTTGCAGGATCGCACAAGGCTGCGGAGATGACAGCAGCCATGTATTCTTTCATGGCCAGCTGCAAAAAGAACAAAATTAATGAGTTTGAATGGCTCAAGGACGTATTAGAAAGAATCCAGAGCCACAAGCAAAAAGATCTCTATCAACTACTACCTTCCAATTGGGAGAAACATAAAATCAAGTAG
- a CDS encoding metallophosphoesterase family protein, producing the protein MKKKDRFCIVHISDLHRSRENPISNAALLNSLLNDIDCYEASPLSLGKPDVLIISGDIVQGSRDPENASTIIKAQYDEALNFINDLTNKLFNGDKSKVIIIPGNHDISWTESNSSMILLEEKKIVTEKGILNKEIFKDYIKINSNIKWSWSDRSFYEVKDIDLYNQRLSYFADFYSKFYEGKRQYNLSPEDQFEIFDIPDLGLTIIGYNSCYHNDHLNRAGSIHSECIAKSGLALRKYKQQGRLILATWHHNTSGGPYDQDYMDNNFLKNLIALNVKISFHGHQHRNEIIRAVNNIVDDKMMIILSAGSLCAGERELPTGFSRQYNIVELARKNENEMNMKLLSRIKTPESSFDNPVWSIGAIDSSGITEFNKSFYHPVPPIPSLGDAEKLFNDKNFNDAIQILEEHDKDDAFVRKILLECYLKTEKYKKIIEDFSDPKSNDEAIQLMNAYLEEGLKKDSLKVIQIPIIANSKDASIAHLRDQIKAQVK; encoded by the coding sequence ATGAAAAAAAAGGATAGATTTTGCATTGTACATATATCGGATCTACATAGAAGCAGAGAAAATCCTATTTCGAATGCAGCTTTGCTCAATTCACTATTAAATGATATTGATTGTTATGAAGCTAGCCCTTTATCATTAGGAAAACCTGATGTTTTAATTATTAGTGGAGACATTGTTCAAGGAAGTAGAGATCCTGAAAACGCATCAACGATTATTAAAGCTCAATATGACGAAGCATTGAACTTTATAAATGACCTTACTAATAAACTTTTTAATGGAGATAAATCAAAAGTCATTATTATCCCAGGCAACCATGATATAAGTTGGACAGAATCCAATTCCAGTATGATTCTTTTAGAAGAAAAGAAGATTGTTACTGAAAAAGGAATATTGAATAAGGAAATTTTCAAAGATTACATTAAAATAAATTCCAACATTAAATGGTCTTGGTCAGACAGGTCTTTTTATGAAGTAAAGGATATTGACTTGTACAATCAGAGACTTTCTTATTTCGCTGATTTCTACTCAAAATTTTATGAAGGTAAAAGACAGTATAACTTAAGCCCCGAAGATCAATTTGAAATTTTTGATATACCAGATTTAGGATTAACTATTATAGGGTACAATAGTTGTTATCACAATGATCATTTAAATCGTGCAGGAAGTATTCACTCTGAGTGTATTGCAAAATCAGGTCTAGCACTTAGAAAATATAAACAACAAGGAAGGCTAATCCTTGCTACTTGGCATCACAATACTTCTGGTGGTCCATATGATCAAGACTATATGGATAATAATTTTCTAAAGAATCTAATCGCTTTAAATGTAAAAATTAGCTTTCATGGGCATCAGCATCGTAATGAAATAATTAGAGCTGTAAATAATATTGTGGACGACAAAATGATGATAATTCTTAGTGCAGGATCACTCTGTGCAGGCGAACGGGAACTTCCAACTGGATTTAGCAGACAATATAATATTGTTGAATTAGCTAGAAAGAATGAAAATGAAATGAACATGAAACTTTTGTCAAGAATCAAAACTCCAGAATCTTCTTTTGATAATCCTGTTTGGAGTATAGGTGCAATAGATTCTTCTGGAATAACAGAATTTAATAAAAGTTTTTATCACCCAGTTCCACCTATTCCATCTTTAGGTGATGCAGAGAAATTATTTAATGATAAAAATTTCAACGATGCTATTCAAATTTTAGAAGAACATGATAAAGACGATGCATTCGTAAGAAAAATTCTCTTGGAATGTTATTTGAAAACTGAAAAATACAAAAAAATAATTGAGGATTTTTCAGACCCTAAAAGCAACGATGAAGCAATTCAACTAATGAATGCTTACCTAGAAGAGGGGCTGAAAAAAGATAGTCTTAAAGTAATTCAAATCCCAATTATTGCAAACAGTAAAGACGCATCAATTGCTCATTTAAGGGATCAAATTAAAGCTCAAGTAAAATGA
- a CDS encoding PIN domain-containing protein, with translation MKYLLDTNICVHFLRGKFGVIDKFLEIGTENFAISEITFAELVFGAENSSNPKKNYCRPRTKIG, from the coding sequence ATGAAATATCTTCTAGACACAAATATCTGCGTCCACTTTCTAAGGGGAAAATTTGGTGTGATAGATAAATTTTTGGAGATAGGGACAGAAAATTTCGCTATTTCTGAAATTACATTTGCTGAACTTGTATTCGGAGCCGAAAACAGTTCAAACCCTAAAAAGAATTACTGTCGTCCGAGAACAAAAATAGGTTAA